The following is a genomic window from Onthophagus taurus isolate NC chromosome 1, IU_Otau_3.0, whole genome shotgun sequence.
TAAAACAaacgttacaaaaaaaacaaaaagatttccAATATCCAAATTAATCCCCGAGATTCATCATGGTTACCTAACTTATCCAGGATCGTTAACCACCCCGCCTTGCTCTGAAAGCGTGACTTGGATAGTATACGAAACCCCAATTCCGATTTCGCATAAAAATATAGGACGTTTCAgggaattttacaaaataaatccataccttaaaaataattttagaccTTTACAAGAACTTAATGATCGCGTCATTATTGGAAGACCGTGACGTAAcgagaaaataataaaactgtaATTTTGATTGAAGTATGCGTCTTTATGTTAATTGACTGAAAACACTTTGTGTTCGCGAAGACCTCCTGCAATTAATTGCGAACATAATTACGTTTGAAATCCGTCGAAATTCATTTACATTTCGCCGCGTTTGGTTACCAAAGCAAACAATCGCAAGTTTAATTCCGAATCCACGCAAATTTTAATTGCTgcattaattatatatttcaGGGGCGGCCATAATTAAAGGGCCTCCGTGGCTCGTTCCAACCGGAAACGCAATCGTTAACTTCCGAGAGCTATTTACAAAACCCGGAGTCCGCGCAAATTGTCCGTATTGCCTCGCTGGCCGTTAATAGGGCTCGGAACCGTACACCTGAATGTTCTCCTAACCGACAAAGCTGCACGTTACCGTCCCGTATGGGCTTCTAATTAAGATTATACGGTCACCGTAACCGTCGGCTGTAAAGTTTTGAAACGCCCCCCTGCAACAAACCGACGCCTATGAGTTGAAATGACTCCAACTGCGGCGACGCCACTGGCAGGGAGCTTTCGTTAGGTCCGCATCCGCGCGTATAAATTAGAGAGCGCATTACCTCTACGCGCCGGCAAGGCTCGGAATTACACTGGTATAAGCTTACTAATTTCAACGTAGAAAATTAATTCCTAAATAGCACCGGCGCGAACTTTCCCTGTCGGAATGGGACGAGAATAAAACGTAAAATGGTCACCACTTAACGTTACTCCAGTTGCGTATTACGTATTAGTTACGGTTTGGGGAATTCAGATTAGTGAATCTCCAAGCCTGGATATTAACTTTTAGTAAAATGAGCTTGAAAATAGTTGCCTGAGCTTTAAGTGAAACGCCACCAGGGGggtaaatttacaatttaattcaatttaatctttccAAGCTTTACCTTGGAACATAACAGAACATACACCCTATTATTAAACTAATACCACACACACCATTTAtcctacattaaatttattatcaaaattattttctaattttattaggTTTAAGCGTCATAATTTATAACCATCAACACATCATTAATGATGTagtttacaaaatttattgtcAGTATACAAATTACACTAGTATACAAGAAATATCTCGAAGACTGTgatatttatgtgttttttaTAACATAGAATGTTGTGCTGATTCTGAAACTGTCTttagtttttctccatcacgtcCAGTTCGAGATATacccaaaaatgtggaaaatcgtaaattaaaaaacatagtaaCGGTTCATGttcagtatattttttattttgcatagtGTGCTTCTGTAGCTACATGGACATGAAAGTAGAGATCCAGACAAACATTTTGAGGTATTGATGGCATAAATCGGACTGTCCGTTATTTTGCTACAGCCTAAAACAACTcgacaaaatcaaatttggcattttttccatttttttatcacttaatCCCACCGtaacgaaaaagaattatatatgaacaaaaaagttagctaTTCTATCCTGTAGaacatttaattctctacatttCGAAGCATTGGACACCATGGTCGAACGTATTTTACCGGGGATATCGTTAATTTACGACAATCgtgcaaaatttcatttttgccaTTTTCACCGTATTGTTGAAACATTATTAcgaacagttttttttaataaagaggtATTTTTACTGTTCCAGGCACTAAGTATGAACATTAAATTCACtgacataaatattattattttttaaatacaacaaacaataatattcttggaaaaagtttttaataactcGCGCGTTTACTTGTTAGATCTTTTTTGGCAAAAGAAATTctaattgttaaaaaacaatcacaataaaaagtgttttttaataactccacttcattatacagggtgattcacataagaaccgacacagagcagggacatgtagaggacaataaattaagatgatttaacgcaacttatctctatactaagttgtacctctgaggagttatagaccttcaaagttgggtcttaaatttttaaaacattcaatatcttcgtaatacattaagctagaaaaaccaaatttggtatacgttatgagtgtaccgagggtattaattggtagcaagttgagaccaattgaggcatttcatagGGTTGATTAAGGTTTGATGGTCctctaaattttgattttttttaacctcttggtggatttaatacattattatctcatttcatgtagaatttaattttaaaacgttttttactcttattattttttaaaaaacgttgtcgttttcataaaaaactcaagTAACTAATGACACATATTtcgttaatgctacttaaaTCATCGAAActtcagtagtcggctgtgaaattgtacgtaattttaggaataaattgtttattataacctaaaaagacatcatccataaacaaatttagtttaggtataataattttcttgtgATAAAGTGAAAatctccaaaatgtcaaaattaagtacttttgattttaaaatcgattataagtcaagaatgaaaggtgatggcgaaaagttttttaggaataaattatttattatgaactaaaaagatattattgataaacagattttgtttagatgtaatgattttctagtgataaagagaaaatccccataatgtcaaaattgaatacttttgttatcaaaatcgatcattactcaaaaattaattgtgatggagataagtttttttgaaataaattgtttattatgaactaaaaagacatcatgcataaacagatttggtttagttataatgattttctagtgataaagaaaaaatcaccaaaaaattcagtacttttggtattgaaatagatcataactcaaaaattaaaggtggttgagaaaagtttatttgaaataaattgtttattatgaactaaaaggacattactcataaacagatttggtttagctttaatgattttctaatgataaaattgagtacttttggtattaaaattgatcataactcaaagatgaaaggtgatggagaaatgttttttaggaataagttgtttattattattttcactgGGCCTGTCCTGTTTGTATCCCAAAGATTACAAATTATCAACTaagaagacatcatccatagacaaatttagtttagatataatgattttctagtgataaagaaaaaatcaccaaaacattaaaattgagtacttttgttattaaaattgatcataattcaaggatgaaaggtgatggagaaaagttttttaggaataagttgtttattgtcaactaagaagacatcatccataaacaaatttagtttagatgtaatgattttcatgTGATAAAGAGAacatccccaaaatgtcaaaattgggtgtttttggtgttaaaatcgatcataactcaagaatgaaaggtgatggagaaaaccttgtcgtcaaataactttGTAATCtgtttgtcaagtttgacgtacaatttcatagccgactacaaaattttctcttattttaagtaatattacgaaatacgtgtctttacttatttaagtttttaacgacaaagttttttaaaaaataatacgagtaagaaaagttttagaattaaattccacatgaaatgaagtagtaatgtattaaatccgccaaaaggttaaaaaaatctgtcaaaatttaggggaccatcacccttaatcaaccctatgaaatgcctcaattgagttTAATTTgttaccaattaatacccttggtagactcataacgtataccaaatttggtttttttagcttaatgtattacgaagatattaaactttttaaaaatggaagtgccaactttgaaggcctatcaCTCCTCAGATGttcaacttagtatagaggtaagttacgttaaatcatcttaatttattgtcctctacatgtccctgctctgtgtcggttcttatgtgaatcaccctgttaTGTGAATATATTAGAACCTTGTTCTGCTAAACaccttgttttttttttaatattttttggtataaaaggAGAATATATTGCCATAATATTTAGTTCTTCTTGAGACACCTCAGTGATCTTTCGTTTAAGAAAATAGCagtgttgtaaaagttttgttGATAATGGCTAGCAGCAGCAGAAGTTTTCAATGCAAGAACAATCCTCATTTGTTCTGTTTTATTTGCGGACAATACATTATTGGGATGACGGGACGACCAATTACAATTCTTATAAGACAGGCGTATTCTCATTATTATTTGGGGTTTGCTTTGACGAATTTAGACAAGCCCTGGCCAGCCAGCTTCGTATGTCCAAATTGCGGTATAACTTTGAATAGATGGATGGCGGGTGAATCTAGTTACATTATAGTTATGGCTAACCAAAGTTAGCCAGAAGATCAAAGCAAGTGTATTAACTGATAAATTTTGAGTTGGATTAGTAAAATCGACATTTTCATATTCCAGTTGGCACGGTTTTTCCACACAATGTATAGCTACTGACATTTCAACTAGAATTAAATGAGTTGGGTTTAATAAGTTTGCTAAAAACGGACCTCTTTAACTTTTCCTATAAGTCTTAATACATTATCTAATACATAATATCTCCAAGATATAATGCGTGTGGCTAACTTTAAATCTGTTGCTGATGCTAGCTAACATCAGCTGCTTCAAAGCAGCACAAAAAGCAATTTCCATCTCTCTCCATTCGTTCGAGTTGCGGAATAATCTCGTTTTCCATTGCTTACATCCATAACATGAACAATCTCATCTCGTCCAATGTTGTAGTAAAATTGCTCTTTTAGAAACATTTCGTTGTTTTGATCTTCTTGGCTGATCCCTAACTTCTGTAACGTAATTTTTTAAGTACTTTAGCGTAATAAGTATAGCATAATTTTAGATATGTCGTCAAGCAAAATGTAGTGTCAAATTATCCACTGATTTTGAACGATAGTGCAAGTGCGCAAAATGACGAGAGGGGATATTCACGACCTCTTTTAATATTCacgtttaaatgtattttaatcataaaatatgtataaaaaataaaaatatagaaaacaTATAGGTACTatccaataaataataataatgcaatacactaaaaaacaaaaaaggatTTTATAGCCGATGTTGAAATATAcgtgatttaataaaaacaatttgatACTGTTgaaagagaaaataaaaacgaaataatacaacatttaaaatcaatttttagatTGTTGTCCGCGTTTAGTTTGTTTCGAGTCGGATTGTATTGTATTGAGTTACAACACCTCTTCACCGATGCATTATACCGCGCAGATTCAactgtatatattataacaaaatagaCCTCTTCACGCATCGATAAAAGTACCTCACCATGTTTTATAACCATTTTGATGCTCAATAATACAAAGCCTCCAATAAGCctatttgatacaaaataatcaattttattttcatcgcTTCACAATATATTTCGTCATTTTAACCAGCGCAAATCGTGTGCAAATGAACATTGTAACCTTCGTTATACTTTGCTCATCTTCACATGGTGTCAATATtcaatttaaacttatttttgattatttttaacgaTCTTTCTTTGCTAGTCGAACACCTGAACAACTTATTTTTGACCAAATGACGATTTCCTTTTATTTCCACCGCTTGCAAAATATGGCACTTACAACCCGAATTTCTAGGCTTTTTATTTCgtcaataaaacattaaaaaagaaagtagAGGTTATAGAATGGAAGATATCAGAGATGACATTAAGATGGATTTATTACGGATTTTATCTAACTTTATTACTCCAAGGGCTTTTCGTAAGTATTTCATTTCTATGAATAACATAAGAGCAGTTAGAGCAGATCTGTTATTCTGTGCCAAAGTCGCTCAAAAGTTTTGAACCTGATCCTGAAGAAGGTTGTAACagggcatccgaaacgtcaaataatattttaattcaatttcacCTGGAAGTGTCTAgatgtaattttatttctaataacaCCGGCTTTGACAACCTACGAACTTATTGGTCTATATACTGATTTATATATGTACATCTAGTAGTACGTACATTTTTTCGCTATCTATTAATATTGTCACTACTTATGTCTTTTAAGGAAACTTATTCATTTTCATGTAGTTCATATTGagtatattattttagttattattcgAGGCGAAAGCGCATTCCGAAACATTTGCCGGTGCCAGATTTCTAAAGCCGACAAATCGCGGTTTGCTATTCTCGTGTGTCTAATAATTGCATCCATAAACGTTATCATCAATAGTGGGCGAAGTCACCCTTCCTGTTTCACTCCTTCGTTAGTGGCAAATTCATTTGATATTCGGTTGTTGCTTGTGACCTGATTGCGAATTGTATTGTAAATTTTAGTTAGTAATCTTATAACTTAAGTTATTCATCACCTCTTCTTTGGCATGACcagttttttctttgttacgACGTCAAAAGCTTTCTCGGCTTTAGTTGTGGTTTTATAAGTATTCTCCGAGTCTTTCCAACCTTtcttacaaattttatacagTAACCCGATTTTTTAGCTAGTAAGTATTTTTAACTAGTAACCGTTTTAAATAGTTATAAGaaaattcttaatatttattcttTACATTCCCAATAATGATGGATGCACTagtcaaaaatgtgaagaaagCCTTGATGACCTAGAAGGTTTTAACCAATTATTTCCAATACGTGTTGGGCGTTTAATTAAAGATGGAATGGGCCACGATCGGCACTAATCCAATTACGAGTTCATTAAGAGATTTCGTCCCCCAAAGAATGTCTTCATGCATTGTTATATTtggtttttatattaaacataaaaacttatttagatcatttttttaagtttgtaTTAATAGATATCGTAGCATATTACGTATTAAAATTAGACATACACTAAGTTGAATGAAAGCTAGAATTAATGACATAAAAGCATAACCCACCCAAACTATTATTTAAGGCAGGAAATAAAATGACATATCATAACGATAACTAGAAATTGTCAACTCATTGTCAATTTGTATTATGTCAATAGAAATTTTAGGCTCTGGCAATGGAAAGAtctcgataaaaaaaaatggctaGTAAAACATCTTTATTTATGTTCGTACTGATTTGTTTTCAATTAATCCCTTTATATAATGAGTTAAAAGTCGAAAAAGAAAGACATTACTGCCAAGAAGGACAACACACCTGGGAAGGAGCGTTTAAATCATGCGCAGGAAAAGAACAATCACCGGTGGACGTACCTTGTTCAACATGCAATGTAGcgttaaaaacaaattttccaaACTTCGCATGGAGTCAAACGTATTATGAATCACCTAGATCTATAAAATTGATAAGAACCAAAGATACCGGTATAATCCCCCATAAAAATTCCGatataaatttatgttgtattttattgtaGTGGGATTACAACCATGtggagttaaaattaaaattaaaggtggTCCTCTACGCGATACATATCAATTGGATCATATACATTTTCATTGGGGTGATCATGATAATATTGGAAGCGAACACTCAATAAACGGAAAGTATTTTCCCATGGAGGCTCACGctgtattttttaatacaaagtaTGGGAAATTAAAGAAAGCGGAATTACAAAAAGATGGTATTATGATTATGGCGTATATGTATCACATCGTTTCTAAAACTAATGATATCGCGATGAATTGCGTTACatgctgttttgaaaaattttattcaagatCTAAAAAGATAACAATTCCGATTCCGTTTCCAATGGCACGATTACTTCCCCCTTTTCAAAGACGTTACGTCTGTTACGCTGGTTCATTAACTACTCCGCCTTGTCACGAAACAGTTACAtggataatttttgataaaatattggaaatatctagagaaaatattgaaagatTTCGAGATTTGTACTGCATCGATCCtggattaagaaataattacaGACGTGTACAACCGTTAAATGGAAGAGTATTTGTTGCCAGAgcctaaataaatttttataaaacaaaatagatttttttagttattatttgaGGATTTAtttaactcgcaatatatgaatgcagtaaatatagttacgaaactactatgtaCTTGCACTGCCCctcataaaatgcaacatagcttaatagtacaggaattgggtagttttgcaatggaaaagtttttcttgaaaaaggTGACGTTTTTATGATAATTCTATGTTTTTGActtaagagacgcatggctaaacccaaatgattttagttctagtgttaattctagtgacaaagcaagtgtaaaactagaactaacactatacctagaactagagtacctagttctagttttgcacttgCACTGTTGGTAtgaagaactaacactataccttaattagaactagaatcattcgggtttagctgtctttagagacgtgcggctaaacccaaatgattctagttctaggtctaatgttagttctagtgacagtggaagtataaaactagaactaacactatacctagaactagaatcatttgataAATGTAACCAAAATGGGCGATGAATGGTTTTACACTttgattatacagggtgattcataagtaatgggccaaattgtaaatgtacgttcaggaggccaaaataataatattttcattaaccataatgggtcttagtctgctccttactgagatacaggatgttaaaacgaaaaaaataaaatagatttttgttaatagatcagctacttttctacataatgactcatagttgacttatagtttttgtaagggtaaacaataatgtgtgagaggatttgagttaactcgtagatgtcgccacatgcgccatatgaattagatgaaatcagctacaaattttttatcgctcattattttacaacatacttgtttaatttggatagccccatcatttctgtagaaaaaagctatacttctttgatcttgaaaatattaacgattttcgagatatttgaattttactaattcactacactacatttcacggtggtcgacgtagcattaatctgttaagacacaagcatggcatggaatgttgacatttacctaaccgtaattgataattgataacaatattaaactgaaaccataaaaaaattacgtaataaaacaatttattgtacgccagttaataaaacgaaatacaacattagaacagacttgaactaagaccacttacgacaactgttatcaaaacctacatgttaatgttg
Proteins encoded in this region:
- the LOC111420593 gene encoding carbonic anhydrase 1-like, which translates into the protein MASKTSLFMFVLICFQLIPLYNELKVEKERHYCQEGQHTWEGAFKSCAGKEQSPVDVPCSTCNVALKTNFPNFAWSQTYYESPRSIKLIRTKDTVGLQPCGVKIKIKGGPLRDTYQLDHIHFHWGDHDNIGSEHSINGKYFPMEAHAVFFNTKYGKLKKAELQKDGIMIMAYMYHIVSKTNDIAMNCVTCCFEKFYSRSKKITIPIPFPMARLLPPFQRRYVCYAGSLTTPPCHETVTWIIFDKILEISRENIERFRDLYCIDPGLRNNYRRVQPLNGRVFVARA